A stretch of Lactuca sativa cultivar Salinas chromosome 6, Lsat_Salinas_v11, whole genome shotgun sequence DNA encodes these proteins:
- the LOC111919223 gene encoding pectin acetylesterase 8: MNEKACQWLCVILVCLLKVLETYGFYVDITYLESALEKGAVCLDGSPPAYHWDMGYDTGIDNWLIHIEGGGWCNNVTTCVDRSKTRLGSSKQMVEEVAFSGILHNEPQYNPDFYNWNKIKVRYCDGASFTGDVEKVNSKTNLHFRGARIFRVVIEDLLSKGMSNAQNAILSGCSAGGLTSILHCDKFKSLLPKTTKVKCLSDAGYFINSQDLSGRRRLEAFYDDVVKTHGSAKHLPRSCTSKMKDSLCFFPENMVRYIKTPIFLTNAAYDSWQIKNVLAPGISDPHGTWHNCKHDIEMCSSNQIEIIQEFRLQFLNALDGFLSLNSSRGMFINSCYAHCQTEIQETWLMTKSPMLANKRIGEAVGDWFYDRDPFQEIDCPYPCDKTCHNRIFA; this comes from the exons ATGAATGAAAAGGCATGTCAATGGCTATGTGTAATACTGGTGTGTTTACTCAAAGTGCTGGAAACATATGGTTTTTATGTAGATATCACTTATCTTGAAAGTGCATTGGAAAAAGGAGCTG tTTGTTTGGATGGAAGCCCACCTGCATACCATTGGGACATGGGATATGATACAGGAATTGACAACTGGTTAATACACATTGAG ggaGGAGGATGGTGCAACAATGTTACAACTTGTGTTGATCGAAGCAAAACTCGATTAGGATCCTCTAAGCAAATGGTGGAAGAAGTTGCTTTTTCAGGGATTTTACATAATGAGCCTCAATACAACCCTG ATTTTTATAACTGGAATAAGATTAAGGTGAGATACTGTGATGGAGCATCTTTTACTGGTGACGTGGAAAAAGTCAACTCA AAAACTAATCTTCATTTTAGAGGAGCAAGAATATTCCGTGTTGTTATTGAAGATTTGTTATCAAAAGGAATGAGTAATGCACAAAAT GCCATTCTGTCAGGCTGTTCAGCTGGTGGATTGACATCAATATTACATTGTGATAAATTCAAATCACTCTTACCTAAAACTACAAAAGTCAAATGTCTTTCAGATGCTGGATATTTTATTAATTC ACAAGATCTTTCTGGAAGAAGACGCCTTGAAGCCTTTTATGATGATGTGGTCAAGAcacat GGATCGGCTAAGCATTTGCCTCGATCTTGCACTTCTAAGATGAAAGATAGTTTA TGTTTTTTCCCTGAAAACATGGTACGATATAtaaaaacaccgatttttttaACGAATGCAGCCTATGATTCATGGCAG ATAAAGAATGTATTGGCTCCAGGGATTTCTGATCCACATGGCACGTGGCATAATtgcaaacatgatattgaaatgTGTTCATCTAATCAAATCGAGATTATTCAAG AATTCAGGTTGCAATTCTTGAATGCATTAGATGGATTTTTAAGCCTTAATTCATCAAGAGGAATGTTCATAAACTCATGCTATGCCCATTGCCAAACCGAAATACAAGAAACATGGTTAATGACCAAATCGCCCATGTTGGCTAACAAG AGAATCGGAGAAGCAGTTGGTGACTGGTTTTATGACCGGGACCCATTTCAAGAAATTGATTGTCCTTACCCTTGTGATAAAACATGCCACAATCGTATTTTTGCGTAG